Proteins from a genomic interval of Choristoneura fumiferana chromosome 12, NRCan_CFum_1, whole genome shotgun sequence:
- the LOC141433063 gene encoding uncharacterized protein: MSSLEHLIQKRGYVKASITRLFDGIEEMSTHSTEMLQIKKQRCVSAFEAYERLNESILCLDPKDAEDVSSYEHAQLAQAFQLERDSKTEPKVDEFIGYLEKRALAMENAEPTRDKAAAAPKSVYAVTKEKQGCHYCPATICDAERSVPAAACGQAVAA, translated from the exons ATGTCTAGTTTAGAGCATTTAATTCAAAAGCGGGGCTATGTAAAAGCCTCGATAACGAGGCTCTTTGACGGTATAGAGGAGATGAGTACTCATTCGACAGAAATGTTGCAAATTAAAAAGCAAAGGTGTGTCTCGGCGTTCGAGGCCTATGAAAGGTTGAATGAAAGCATATTATGCTTAGACCCAAAAGATGCAGAGGACGTATCATCTTACGAAC ATGCCCAGCTGGCCCAAGCTTTCCAGCTCGAGCGGGACAGCAAGACGGAGCCTAAGGTAGACGAATTTATAGGATATCTCGAAAAGAGAGCTTTGGCGATGGAAAATGCTGAACCCACCCGCGACAAGGCAGCTGCCGCACCGAAGTCAGTGTATGCTGTAACTAAGGAGAAGCAAGGATGCCATTACT GTCCTGCAACCATCTGTGACGCCGAACGCAGCGTCCCAGCCGCCGCCTGCGGACAAGCAGTCGCTGCCTGA